The Streptomyces tendae genome has a window encoding:
- a CDS encoding class I SAM-dependent methyltransferase, with protein MTTPGADKVTHTARAHSFNAAAAQYAAHRPSYPPVLFDTVEELIGRPLAGARVADVGAGTGMATALLLARGADVVAVEPGAGMAAEFRRALPGVPVVRGDGNALPLAGRGVDLITYAQSWHWTDPARAVPEAVRVLRPGGALALWWNTSAVDVPWIAEASARAGRHFGRDLSAERDLDARTADPSGRLRFRRRTVRWSRRVPVDAHLANLGSHSLFLVQSAERTAAYLAEERAHVLDVFPDGVVEETYDVVLLLASTPTDA; from the coding sequence ATGACGACACCCGGCGCAGACAAGGTCACGCACACCGCCCGAGCCCACTCCTTCAACGCCGCGGCCGCGCAGTACGCCGCCCACCGCCCCTCCTATCCGCCCGTGCTGTTCGACACGGTCGAGGAGCTGATCGGCCGCCCCCTGGCCGGTGCCCGGGTGGCGGACGTCGGTGCCGGTACGGGCATGGCCACCGCCCTGCTCCTCGCGCGCGGCGCCGACGTGGTCGCCGTGGAGCCCGGCGCGGGCATGGCGGCCGAGTTCCGCCGCGCCCTCCCCGGCGTGCCGGTCGTCCGCGGCGACGGCAACGCCCTCCCCCTCGCCGGCCGCGGCGTCGACCTGATCACCTACGCCCAGTCCTGGCACTGGACCGATCCGGCCCGCGCCGTCCCGGAGGCCGTACGGGTGCTGCGTCCCGGCGGCGCCCTCGCGCTGTGGTGGAACACCAGCGCCGTCGACGTGCCGTGGATCGCCGAGGCGTCCGCCCGGGCCGGCCGCCACTTCGGCCGGGACCTCTCCGCCGAGCGCGACCTGGACGCCCGTACCGCCGACCCCTCGGGCCGCCTGCGCTTCCGGCGCCGCACCGTCCGCTGGAGCCGCCGCGTCCCGGTCGACGCCCACCTCGCCAACCTCGGCAGCCACTCCCTCTTCCTCGTCCAGAGCGCGGAACGCACCGCGGCCTACCTCGCCGAGGAGCGGGCGCACGTCCTGGACGTCTTCCCGGACGGCGTCGTCGAGGAGACCTACGACGTCGTCCTGCTCCTCGCCTCCACACCCACGGACGCTTGA
- a CDS encoding ABC transporter ATP-binding protein encodes MMNYSSPPPEEPAVRAQDLTVVRGTRTVLRGLGFTVPRGRITGLLGPSGCGKSTLMRAVVGTQAKVTGTLDVLGRPAGHPALRTRIGYVTQAPSVYDDLTVRQNLDYFAAILDPGRAAADRRHEHVTRAIADVDLASHADALAGTLSGGQRSRVSLAVALLGTPELLVLDEPTVGLDPVLRRDLWQLFHTLAAERGATLLISSHVMDEAERCHQLLLMRAGEVLADGTPDALRTRTGADTVEAAFLHLVDEAAAAGRTRQTPETTR; translated from the coding sequence ATGATGAATTACTCCTCCCCGCCACCGGAGGAACCGGCCGTGCGCGCCCAGGACCTCACCGTCGTCCGGGGCACCCGCACCGTCCTGCGCGGCCTCGGCTTCACCGTCCCGCGCGGCCGGATCACCGGCCTCCTCGGCCCCTCCGGCTGCGGGAAGTCGACCCTGATGCGGGCCGTCGTCGGCACCCAGGCCAAGGTCACCGGCACCCTCGACGTCCTCGGCCGCCCCGCGGGCCACCCCGCCCTGCGCACCCGCATCGGCTACGTCACCCAGGCGCCGTCCGTCTACGACGACCTGACCGTCCGCCAGAACCTCGACTACTTCGCCGCGATCCTCGACCCCGGCCGGGCCGCCGCCGACCGCCGCCACGAACACGTCACCCGCGCGATCGCCGACGTCGACCTCGCCAGCCACGCCGACGCCCTCGCCGGCACCCTCTCCGGCGGCCAGCGCAGCCGGGTCTCCCTCGCCGTGGCCCTCCTCGGCACCCCCGAGCTCCTGGTCCTCGACGAACCCACCGTCGGCCTGGACCCCGTACTGCGCCGCGACCTGTGGCAGCTCTTCCACACCCTCGCCGCCGAGCGCGGAGCCACCCTGCTGATCTCCTCGCACGTGATGGACGAGGCCGAGCGCTGCCACCAGCTGCTGCTCATGCGCGCCGGCGAGGTCCTCGCCGACGGCACCCCCGACGCCCTGCGCACCCGCACCGGCGCCGACACCGTCGAGGCCGCCTTCCTGCACCTGGTCGACGAGGCGGCCGCCGCCGGACGCACCCGGCAGACCCCGGAGACCACCCGATGA
- a CDS encoding ABC transporter permease, with the protein MTATGTLSPSRTTATAVRVLRQLRHDPRTIALMLLVPCVMLFLLRYVFDGSARTFDTIGASLLGIFPLITMFLVTSIATLRERTSGTLERLLAMPLGKADLIAGYALAFGAVAVVQSVLATGLAVWVLDLDVTGSPWLLLLVALLDALLGTALGLFVSAFAASEFQAVQFMPAVIFPQLLLCGLFTPRDAMHPVLEALSDVLPMSYAVDGMNEVLHHTDLTTAFLRDITIVTACALLVLTLGAATLKRRTA; encoded by the coding sequence ATGACCGCCACCGGCACCCTCAGCCCGTCCCGCACCACCGCCACCGCGGTCCGGGTCCTGCGCCAGCTCCGCCACGACCCGCGCACCATCGCGCTGATGCTCCTCGTCCCGTGCGTGATGCTGTTCCTGCTCCGCTACGTCTTCGACGGCAGCGCCCGCACCTTCGACACCATCGGCGCCTCGCTGCTCGGGATCTTCCCGCTCATCACGATGTTCCTGGTCACGTCGATCGCCACCCTGCGCGAACGCACCTCGGGCACCCTGGAACGCCTGCTCGCCATGCCGCTGGGGAAGGCCGACCTCATCGCCGGCTACGCCCTGGCATTCGGCGCCGTCGCGGTCGTCCAGTCGGTCCTCGCCACCGGTCTCGCCGTGTGGGTGCTGGACCTCGACGTCACCGGCAGCCCCTGGCTGCTGCTCCTGGTCGCACTCCTCGACGCGCTCCTCGGCACCGCCCTCGGCCTGTTCGTCTCGGCCTTCGCCGCGTCCGAGTTCCAGGCCGTCCAGTTCATGCCGGCGGTGATCTTCCCCCAGCTCCTCCTCTGCGGCCTGTTCACCCCGCGCGACGCCATGCACCCCGTCCTGGAGGCCCTCTCCGACGTCCTCCCCATGTCCTACGCCGTCGACGGCATGAACGAGGTCCTGCACCACACCGACCTCACGACGGCCTTCCTCCGCGACATCACGATCGTCACCGCCTGCGCCCTCCTGGTCCTCACCCTGGGCGCCGCCACGCTGAAACGCCGTACGGCGTAA
- the proC gene encoding pyrroline-5-carboxylate reductase yields MTQKVAVLGTGKIGEALLSGMIRAGWAPADLLVTARRQERADELRARHGVTPVTNQEAAKTADTLILTVKPQDMGTLLDELAPHVPADRLVISGAAGIPTAFFEERLTAGTPVVRVMTNTPALVDEAMSVISGGRHATAGHLAHAEEIFGAVGKTLRVPESQQDACTALSGSGPAYFFYLVEAMTDAGILLGLPRDKAHDLIVQSAIGAATMLRDSGEHPVKLRENVTSPAGTTINAIRELENHGVRAALIAALEAARDRSRELASGSNG; encoded by the coding sequence ATGACCCAGAAAGTCGCAGTCCTCGGCACCGGCAAGATCGGCGAAGCCCTGCTCAGCGGGATGATCCGCGCCGGCTGGGCCCCCGCCGACCTCCTGGTCACCGCCCGCCGCCAGGAGCGCGCCGACGAGCTCCGCGCCCGTCACGGCGTCACCCCGGTCACCAACCAGGAGGCCGCCAAGACCGCCGACACCCTGATCCTCACGGTCAAGCCGCAGGACATGGGCACCCTCCTCGACGAGCTCGCCCCGCACGTCCCCGCCGACCGCCTGGTCATCAGCGGCGCCGCCGGCATCCCGACCGCGTTCTTCGAGGAGCGCCTCACCGCCGGCACCCCCGTCGTCCGGGTCATGACCAACACGCCCGCCCTGGTCGACGAGGCCATGTCCGTCATCTCCGGCGGACGCCACGCGACCGCCGGCCACCTCGCCCACGCCGAGGAGATCTTCGGCGCCGTCGGCAAGACCCTCCGCGTCCCCGAGTCCCAGCAGGACGCCTGCACGGCGCTCTCCGGCTCCGGCCCGGCGTACTTCTTCTACCTGGTCGAGGCGATGACCGACGCCGGCATCCTGCTCGGCCTGCCCCGCGACAAGGCGCACGACCTGATCGTCCAGTCCGCGATCGGCGCCGCGACGATGCTCCGCGACAGCGGCGAGCACCCCGTCAAGCTGCGCGAGAACGTGACGTCCCCGGCCGGTACCACCATCAACGCCATCCGCGAGCTGGAGAACCACGGCGTCCGCGCCGCCCTTATCGCCGCCCTCGAAGCCGCCCGCGACCGTAGCCGCGAACTGGCCTCCGGCAGCAACGGCTGA
- a CDS encoding cysteine hydrolase family protein produces MEKKTQLEVAGNAALVVVDVQKGFEDPFWGRRNNPEAEANIAALLDAWQGTGRPVVFVRHDSPAGSRSPLRVGHEGNDFKDFVEERRGKGAGPEVLVTKSVNSAFYGEPGLDGWLKGAGVRQIVIAGIQTNMCNETTARMGGNLGYDVLFPLDAMHTFDLAGPFGWTATADELTRATAVSLHGGRFARVVTTEDVVAAAR; encoded by the coding sequence ATGGAGAAGAAGACACAGCTCGAGGTCGCGGGGAACGCCGCGCTGGTCGTCGTCGACGTGCAGAAGGGGTTCGAGGACCCGTTCTGGGGGCGGCGGAACAATCCGGAGGCGGAAGCGAACATCGCCGCGCTCCTCGACGCGTGGCAGGGTACCGGTCGCCCAGTGGTGTTCGTGCGTCACGACTCGCCCGCGGGGTCGCGGTCGCCGCTGCGGGTGGGGCACGAGGGCAACGACTTCAAGGACTTCGTCGAGGAGCGGCGGGGCAAGGGGGCGGGGCCCGAGGTGCTGGTGACGAAGTCGGTGAACTCGGCCTTCTACGGCGAGCCCGGTCTCGACGGCTGGCTGAAGGGCGCCGGGGTGCGGCAGATCGTGATCGCCGGCATCCAGACGAACATGTGCAACGAGACGACGGCCCGCATGGGCGGGAACCTCGGCTACGACGTGCTGTTCCCGCTGGACGCCATGCACACGTTCGACCTGGCCGGGCCGTTCGGCTGGACGGCGACCGCGGACGAGCTCACGCGGGCGACGGCGGTGTCCCTGCACGGCGGGCGGTTCGCGCGGGTGGTGACGACCGAGGACGTGGTGGCCGCGGCGCGGTGA
- a CDS encoding GlxA family transcriptional regulator codes for MQRIALLAFPGIRAFDVSVITEVWGSERTLPGVPPFELRRAATAPGDPVLMPGGLTLTPDRPLDWLEEADLIVVPGLVDHETPVAEPVLDALRRAHRTGTPIAALCAGAFVLARAGLLDGRRAVTHWHLAPRLQARHPRITVEPDALFIEDGNLWTSAGTAAGIDLCLHLVRVAHGAEAAATVARSMVTAPFRTGTQAQFIEQPTPRADRDADTLAAVREYALRRLHEPLTVTDLAAHAGMAPRTFARHFAAATGTTPLRWLLDQRVAAAQRLLERTDLPMPEVARRAGFGSEVTMRQHFASRLATSPRAYRAAFSATAPSSDSAGNRPIAR; via the coding sequence ATGCAGCGCATCGCTCTCCTCGCGTTCCCCGGCATCCGCGCCTTCGACGTCTCCGTCATCACCGAGGTCTGGGGCAGCGAACGCACCCTCCCCGGCGTCCCGCCCTTCGAACTGCGCCGCGCCGCCACCGCCCCCGGCGACCCCGTCCTCATGCCGGGCGGCCTCACCCTCACCCCTGACCGCCCCCTCGACTGGCTGGAGGAGGCCGACCTCATCGTCGTGCCGGGGCTGGTCGACCACGAGACGCCCGTCGCCGAACCCGTCCTCGACGCCCTGCGCCGCGCCCACCGCACCGGCACCCCGATCGCCGCCCTCTGCGCCGGCGCCTTCGTCCTCGCTCGGGCCGGACTCCTCGACGGCCGCCGTGCCGTCACCCACTGGCATCTCGCCCCCCGTCTCCAGGCCCGCCACCCGCGGATCACCGTCGAACCCGACGCGCTGTTCATCGAGGACGGCAACCTGTGGACGTCGGCCGGCACCGCCGCCGGCATCGACCTCTGCCTCCACCTGGTCCGGGTCGCCCACGGCGCCGAGGCCGCCGCCACCGTCGCCCGCTCCATGGTCACGGCCCCCTTCCGCACCGGCACCCAGGCCCAGTTCATCGAGCAGCCCACCCCGCGCGCCGACCGAGACGCCGACACCCTCGCCGCCGTACGCGAGTACGCCCTGCGCCGGCTCCACGAACCGCTCACCGTCACCGACCTGGCCGCCCACGCCGGCATGGCCCCGCGCACCTTCGCCCGCCACTTCGCCGCGGCGACCGGCACCACCCCGCTGCGCTGGCTCCTCGACCAGCGCGTCGCCGCGGCCCAGCGCCTCCTCGAACGCACCGACCTCCCCATGCCCGAGGTGGCCCGCCGCGCCGGCTTCGGCAGCGAGGTCACGATGCGCCAGCACTTCGCATCGCGCCTCGCCACCAGCCCCCGCGCCTACCGGGCCGCGTTCAGCGCCACGGCCCCGTCCTCGGACTCCGCGGGCAACAGGCCGATCGCCCGGTAG
- the trpS gene encoding tryptophan--tRNA ligase: MTRVFSGIKPTGHLTLGNYLGAMRQWATVDQHRSEALFCIVDLHALTVDHDPARVRRLSRQAATLLLASGLDPDLCTVFVQSHVDEHARLSYLLECVATDGEMRRMIQYKEKAAREQRRGGSVRLSLLTYPVLMAADILAYGTDEVPVGNDQTQHVELARDLAVRFNQRYGHTFVVPRATNPAVAARVMNLQDPGSKMGKSDDSGPGIVYLLDEPETVRKKVMRAVTDSGSEVVYDRESRPGLANLLEILAACTGGDPEQLADAYDGYGALKRDTADAVIEVLRPLRERHQELCADPGHVEGVLREGAARARGMARPTVDAAYRAIGLLPAESEDGAVALNAAR, translated from the coding sequence ATGACTCGGGTCTTCAGTGGCATCAAGCCGACCGGACATCTGACGCTGGGGAACTACCTGGGGGCCATGCGGCAGTGGGCCACGGTCGACCAGCACCGTTCGGAGGCGCTGTTCTGCATCGTCGACCTGCACGCGCTGACCGTGGACCACGATCCGGCGCGGGTGCGCCGGCTGAGCAGGCAGGCGGCCACGCTGCTGCTGGCGTCCGGACTGGACCCGGATCTGTGCACGGTGTTCGTGCAGAGCCATGTCGACGAGCACGCGCGGCTGTCGTACCTGCTGGAGTGCGTGGCCACGGACGGCGAGATGCGCCGGATGATCCAGTACAAGGAGAAGGCGGCGCGTGAGCAGCGGCGCGGCGGGAGCGTACGGCTGTCGCTGCTGACGTATCCGGTGCTGATGGCGGCGGACATCCTGGCGTACGGGACGGACGAGGTGCCGGTCGGGAACGACCAGACGCAGCACGTGGAGCTGGCGCGGGATCTCGCGGTGCGGTTCAACCAGCGGTACGGGCACACCTTCGTCGTGCCGCGGGCCACGAACCCGGCGGTGGCGGCGCGGGTGATGAACCTTCAGGACCCCGGTTCCAAGATGGGCAAGAGCGACGACTCCGGGCCGGGGATCGTCTACCTGCTGGACGAGCCCGAAACGGTGCGGAAGAAGGTCATGCGGGCCGTGACCGACAGCGGCAGCGAGGTGGTCTACGACCGGGAGTCGCGGCCGGGGCTCGCCAACCTGCTGGAGATCCTGGCCGCGTGCACGGGCGGCGATCCCGAGCAGCTGGCCGATGCGTACGACGGGTACGGGGCGCTGAAGAGAGACACGGCGGACGCCGTGATCGAGGTGCTGCGGCCGTTGCGGGAGCGGCATCAGGAGCTGTGTGCCGATCCCGGTCATGTGGAGGGTGTGCTGCGGGAGGGTGCGGCGCGGGCGCGGGGCATGGCCCGGCCGACCGTGGACGCCGCCTACCGGGCGATCGGCCTGTTGCCCGCGGAGTCCGAGGACGGGGCCGTGGCGCTGAACGCGGCCCGGTAG
- a CDS encoding HAD family hydrolase, with amino-acid sequence MRYDLVIFDNDGVLVDSEPISNGLLAAYLTELGHPTSYEDSIRDYMGSAMHRVHDLVEERTGHRLPADFDDIFHARVFAAFERELKPVAGAVDVLEQLAADGVPYCVASSGSHERIRVGHRTTGLDRWFDDERIFSSQDVGRGKPAPDLFLHAAERMGSTPERCVVVEDSPLGMQAAVAAGMDVYGFTAMTPAEKLARATRLFGDMRELLPLLAAEERPGN; translated from the coding sequence ATGCGTTATGACCTGGTCATTTTCGACAACGACGGCGTTCTCGTCGACAGCGAGCCGATTTCCAACGGTCTCCTTGCCGCCTACCTCACCGAGCTCGGCCACCCCACCTCCTACGAGGACTCCATCCGGGACTACATGGGGTCGGCGATGCACCGGGTGCACGATCTCGTCGAAGAGCGGACCGGGCATCGGCTGCCGGCAGACTTCGACGACATCTTCCACGCGCGCGTCTTCGCCGCGTTCGAACGGGAGTTGAAGCCGGTCGCCGGCGCCGTGGACGTCCTCGAGCAGCTGGCGGCGGACGGGGTGCCGTACTGCGTGGCGTCGTCCGGGAGCCATGAGCGGATCCGGGTGGGGCACCGGACGACCGGGCTCGACCGGTGGTTCGACGACGAGCGGATCTTCAGCTCGCAGGACGTCGGCCGCGGCAAGCCCGCCCCCGACCTGTTCCTGCACGCTGCCGAGCGGATGGGCTCGACACCGGAGCGGTGCGTGGTCGTCGAGGACAGCCCGCTCGGGATGCAGGCCGCCGTGGCCGCCGGGATGGACGTGTACGGGTTCACCGCGATGACGCCCGCCGAGAAGCTGGCCCGCGCCACCCGACTCTTCGGCGACATGCGCGAGTTGCTCCCCCTCCTGGCCGCCGAGGAGCGCCCCGGAAACTGA
- a CDS encoding MFS transporter: protein MTDVLRRGRASLAFSFLVQGVAFALLVTRIPGIQNRYGVSDALLPVFLAAVPILAGIGSVSTERLVKRMPPSRVLRWSQPVVLLALLGVGAGRQMVVLAVALAAFGLAVGALDASMNMLGVSLQRAYGRSIMLSFHAAYSLGGIVGASLAWVGAHWELALWVSYLPVVLVLLPAALVGSRWYVDGETRAPAEKDAPADGGVGGGLKWLLPLCLVMTVAYIGDSTVSNWSAKYLQDVLGSSEQMATVPYNVYMVTTLLGRTIGDVGVRRFGAVAVVRSGAVVAAAGFAVVAAAPGAWAGMLGFTLLGLGLCVLVPQTFAAAGRRAYESGRPGASDAAVARLNVFNYVGFLIGSPLVGALGDAWSYRGAMLVPMVLVLVTLVHARAFAPGADRYGGGHERPDTADVGRSSNGL, encoded by the coding sequence ATGACTGATGTGCTGCGGCGCGGCAGGGCCTCGCTGGCGTTCAGCTTCCTGGTGCAGGGCGTCGCCTTCGCTCTGCTCGTGACGCGCATCCCGGGCATCCAGAACCGGTACGGGGTCTCGGACGCGCTGCTGCCCGTCTTCCTGGCCGCCGTGCCCATCCTGGCCGGCATCGGCAGTGTCTCCACGGAGCGGCTGGTGAAGCGGATGCCGCCCAGCCGGGTACTGCGGTGGTCCCAGCCCGTCGTGCTGCTGGCGCTGCTGGGTGTGGGCGCCGGGCGGCAGATGGTCGTACTCGCCGTGGCGCTGGCGGCGTTCGGCCTGGCCGTAGGGGCGCTGGACGCCTCGATGAACATGCTCGGGGTGAGTCTGCAGCGGGCGTACGGGCGCAGCATCATGCTGAGTTTCCACGCGGCGTACAGCCTGGGCGGGATCGTCGGGGCGTCGCTCGCCTGGGTGGGGGCGCACTGGGAGCTGGCGCTGTGGGTGTCGTACCTGCCGGTGGTGCTGGTGCTGCTGCCCGCCGCGCTGGTGGGCAGCCGGTGGTACGTCGACGGGGAGACCCGGGCGCCGGCGGAGAAGGACGCGCCGGCCGACGGGGGCGTGGGCGGCGGACTGAAGTGGCTGCTGCCGCTGTGCCTGGTGATGACGGTGGCGTACATCGGGGACTCGACGGTCTCCAACTGGTCCGCGAAGTATCTGCAGGACGTGCTGGGAAGCTCCGAGCAGATGGCGACCGTCCCGTACAACGTCTACATGGTGACCACGCTGCTGGGGCGGACGATCGGGGACGTCGGGGTGCGGCGGTTCGGTGCCGTGGCGGTGGTGCGGTCGGGGGCTGTGGTGGCCGCGGCGGGGTTCGCCGTGGTGGCCGCGGCGCCGGGGGCGTGGGCGGGGATGCTGGGGTTCACGCTGCTGGGGCTCGGGCTGTGCGTCCTGGTGCCGCAGACGTTCGCGGCGGCGGGGCGGCGGGCGTATGAGTCGGGGCGGCCTGGTGCGTCGGACGCGGCCGTGGCGCGGCTGAACGTCTTCAACTACGTGGGGTTCCTGATCGGTTCGCCGCTGGTGGGTGCGCTGGGCGACGCCTGGAGCTACCGCGGGGCGATGCTGGTGCCGATGGTGTTGGTGCTGGTGACGCTCGTGCACGCCCGTGCGTTCGCGCCGGGGGCCGACCGATACGGTGGCGGGCATGAGCGGCCGGACACAGCTGATGTGGGACGAAGCAGTAACGGGCTATGA
- a CDS encoding acetoin utilization protein AcuC: MSGRTQLMWDEAVTGYDFGRDHPMDPVRLALTRSLVGALGLDRDVDVVAAKAAGESTLRLVHREDYIDAVRAASADPGAADQSYGLGTIDDPAFAGMHEVSALIAGQSVGAAEAVWRGDAPHAVNFAGGLHHAMPGAASGFCVYNDAALAIARLLELGAERVAYIDVDVHHGDGVQAAFWEDPRVLTISLHEHPSTLFPQTGWPAETGAPEAEGSAVNVALPAGTGDAGWLRAFHAVVPELIADFRPQVLVTQHGADTHFEDPLAHLAVSLDAQRAVQMACHELAHEHADGRWVALGGGGYAVIEVVPRSWSHLVGIAAERPVEPTTMIPEGWRQEVYARTRQPGPRRMTDGRWPVSWAAWDDGYDPADRLDQAILASRRAVFPLRGLLP; this comes from the coding sequence ATGAGCGGCCGGACACAGCTGATGTGGGACGAAGCAGTAACGGGCTATGACTTCGGGCGGGACCACCCCATGGACCCGGTCCGGCTGGCGCTGACCCGGAGCCTGGTCGGCGCCCTCGGTCTGGACCGTGACGTCGACGTGGTCGCGGCGAAGGCGGCCGGGGAGTCGACGCTGCGGCTCGTCCACCGGGAGGACTACATCGACGCGGTGCGGGCCGCGTCGGCCGATCCAGGGGCGGCGGACCAGTCGTACGGGCTGGGGACGATCGACGATCCGGCGTTCGCCGGGATGCACGAGGTGTCGGCGCTGATCGCGGGCCAGTCGGTGGGCGCGGCGGAGGCCGTGTGGCGGGGCGACGCGCCGCACGCGGTGAACTTCGCGGGCGGGCTGCACCACGCGATGCCGGGCGCCGCCTCCGGGTTCTGCGTGTACAACGACGCCGCGCTGGCGATCGCCCGGCTGCTGGAGCTGGGCGCGGAGCGGGTCGCGTACATCGACGTCGACGTGCACCACGGGGACGGGGTGCAGGCGGCGTTCTGGGAGGACCCGCGGGTGCTGACGATCTCGCTGCACGAGCATCCGAGCACGCTGTTCCCGCAGACCGGGTGGCCGGCTGAGACGGGCGCGCCGGAGGCGGAAGGCAGCGCGGTGAACGTGGCGCTGCCGGCCGGGACCGGGGACGCGGGGTGGCTGCGGGCGTTCCACGCGGTCGTGCCGGAGCTGATCGCGGACTTCCGGCCACAGGTGCTGGTGACGCAGCACGGGGCCGACACGCACTTCGAGGACCCGCTGGCGCACCTGGCGGTGTCGCTGGACGCGCAGCGGGCGGTGCAGATGGCCTGCCACGAGCTGGCGCACGAGCATGCCGACGGCCGGTGGGTGGCGCTGGGCGGCGGGGGCTACGCGGTGATCGAAGTGGTGCCGAGGTCCTGGTCGCATCTGGTGGGCATCGCGGCGGAGCGGCCGGTGGAGCCCACGACGATGATCCCGGAGGGGTGGCGTCAGGAGGTGTACGCGCGGACCCGGCAGCCCGGCCCGCGCCGGATGACGGACGGGCGGTGGCCGGTGTCCTGGGCCGCGTGGGACGACGGGTACGACCCGGCGGACCGGCTGGACCAGGCGATCCTCGCGTCCCGGCGGGCGGTGTTCCCGCTGCGCGGGCTGCTGCCCTGA
- a CDS encoding phosphatase, giving the protein MGTAERLRAHLVRAGLAGVVGTAREESLRSYRLFAARDPRVLIGLDPVGAWGEREVLALMADRCGVSADPGTTSGPERIDPERTLAALDACAGLLAEAALHRVPVLLGTGHPHRLLGFYAVLADALSAAGCDVLTPAQGRCVDITTRFGLRTGNLDYVRGVGLVRGATSRRPGCEPGAHTHSPLPVRVALAAAADAGGPLPGLVIGDHGWVCGAGQLGFASVGLADVNDPAPFVGQAEGAVSVVVPVDDGVRSDDYLPLTRYVLNRACLSQ; this is encoded by the coding sequence GTGGGGACCGCCGAGCGCCTGCGGGCGCATCTCGTGAGGGCCGGGCTCGCCGGGGTGGTGGGTACCGCCCGGGAGGAGAGCCTGCGCAGTTACCGGCTGTTCGCCGCGCGGGACCCGCGTGTGCTGATCGGTCTCGACCCCGTCGGGGCGTGGGGTGAGCGGGAGGTCCTGGCGCTGATGGCGGACCGGTGCGGGGTCTCGGCCGACCCGGGGACCACGTCGGGGCCCGAGAGGATCGATCCGGAGCGTACGCTGGCCGCCCTGGACGCCTGTGCGGGGCTGCTGGCGGAGGCCGCGCTCCACCGGGTTCCGGTGCTGCTGGGCACCGGTCACCCGCATCGGCTGCTCGGTTTCTACGCCGTGCTCGCAGACGCGTTGTCGGCGGCGGGATGTGACGTCCTCACCCCGGCGCAGGGTCGCTGTGTCGACATAACGACCCGGTTCGGTCTACGCACGGGCAACCTCGACTACGTCCGGGGGGTCGGGCTGGTCCGGGGCGCGACCTCGCGGCGCCCCGGTTGTGAGCCGGGCGCGCACACGCACTCCCCTCTCCCGGTTCGGGTCGCGCTGGCCGCGGCGGCGGACGCCGGCGGGCCGCTTCCCGGGCTGGTGATCGGTGACCACGGCTGGGTCTGCGGGGCAGGTCAGCTGGGGTTCGCGAGTGTCGGCCTGGCGGATGTGAACGACCCGGCGCCGTTCGTCGGACAGGCCGAGGGGGCGGTGTCCGTGGTCGTTCCGGTTGACGACGGCGTGCGGTCCGATGACTACCTGCCGCTGACCCGCTACGTACTCAATCGAGCGTGTCTGTCACAGTAG
- a CDS encoding helix-turn-helix domain-containing protein: protein MAAAGERPLNEVQFLTVAEVASVMRVSKMTVYRLVHSGHLPAIRVGRSFRVPEQAVHEYLRESYVGVETS from the coding sequence ATGGCTGCAGCTGGCGAGAGGCCTCTGAACGAGGTTCAGTTCCTTACCGTGGCGGAAGTCGCCTCGGTGATGCGAGTGTCGAAGATGACCGTGTACCGGCTGGTGCACAGCGGTCATCTGCCCGCGATCCGTGTGGGGCGGTCCTTCCGCGTCCCGGAGCAAGCGGTGCACGAGTACCTCCGCGAGAGCTACGTGGGGGTGGAAACCTCCTGA
- a CDS encoding 30S ribosomal protein bS22 — MGSVIKKRRKRMAKKKHRKLLKRTRVQRRNKK; from the coding sequence GTGGGCTCTGTTATCAAGAAGCGGCGCAAGCGGATGGCCAAGAAGAAGCACCGCAAGCTGCTCAAGCGCACGCGCGTCCAGCGTCGCAACAAGAAGTAA